The region ATATTATATCCTTCGTCTGATTTACAAACAAAATCCCAAAAATCTTTTCCGATCAAAAGTTCATCATCTGAAAAATATTGTCTTACTCTTTCTTGCTTCCATGGTTTTCCTTCGCCAAAACGATTGTATGCGGTTGCAAAAAACATTTGTATCTTTGTGTTTTCTGGCAAGGTATTTGATAGAATTGCGAATTGTTCCAATAATGCTTCTTTTTCGGAGCGAGCTTTTTTATTATCAAGATCGCCTCCAATTTTTAACTCAATCAAAAAATTATCGCCCGTTTCTTTATCAATCAAATAGTAGTCGCTATCGTGTCTTTTGGTTACAAGCGATTGGTCTTCTGGTTTAACGCGCAAAAACTGATAATCTCCCGCCGTAGGCGGAGTTATTTCTCTGCGTTTATATTTTTCTAACAATTCCGCCATGTCTTGGGTTTGTTTTAGACTAAGTGGCCCCTCAACATTTTGCTTAACTTCGTATGTTAATTTTGCAATGTTGATAGCCATTTTTTCCAGCATATTACCCAAAGAACTATCAAGCGATCGCACTAAAGCAGTGTAATATTGTATTTCTGGACCAAGAACCGCAATGAAAACATTATGAATTTTCATGTTTAGCGTTCCTGATGGATCTTCTAGCTCGCCCTCGTGTCTTCCTTGAAATCCAACTGCGAAAGATTCAACTGACGCGTGAACAATAGATCTTATAGCTTCTTTTTTGCTTAGAATATCTTGTGTCATATTTTGTAAGTTATATTTTTAAAAGTTTCCTCTATTATACCTCAAAAAAAATAAAATAGAAATCGTTTTTTACTGCCCCTTTGTGGGCAGAAAAAACACCTTATACCCCTATATAAATAGATAAAAAAACTTATTTTTCCTTATTATAAAAAAGCAAATTTAAAAAAAGAAAAAAGAAAGAATTTTATTTCACATAACGTTTACGCATCATCTGAAGTCCCGCACCTTTAATGGCACAAAACTTTGATTTACGTATTATTTTAATTAGCGAATTATACTTTGGTTATCACAATCTGGTGCGGGATTTGGGTCGAGAAAATTTTTCACTCCTTGTTAATTCTAATAAATGAAAAATTTTGAAGCCAGATATGCGTTGTTATCTGATGTTTTATTTTTAAATTTTTTTCCTT is a window of Parcubacteria group bacterium DNA encoding:
- a CDS encoding TdeIII family type II restriction endonuclease; this encodes MTQDILSKKEAIRSIVHASVESFAVGFQGRHEGELEDPSGTLNMKIHNVFIAVLGPEIQYYTALVRSLDSSLGNMLEKMAINIAKLTYEVKQNVEGPLSLKQTQDMAELLEKYKRREITPPTAGDYQFLRVKPEDQSLVTKRHDSDYYLIDKETGDNFLIELKIGGDLDNKKARSEKEALLEQFAILSNTLPENTKIQMFFATAYNRFGEGKPWKQERVRQYFSDDELLIGKDFWDFVCKSDEGYNIVLEAYKEKADLIKKSLDSIKKTYLG